Part of the Leptolyngbya sp. CCY15150 genome is shown below.
GATAGCGTTTGAGCAACCGTTGTCCCTCGACCGATTTGGGTTTGAGATTCAAAATCTCCCGCAGTGAGCCGCGAAATCGAGCGCAATACTGCTCAATGGTTGAGGGAGCCAGGGTATGTCGTCGTCGTTGCAGGGCAATGGCTTTGAGGAACAACCGTTTCATCCGTGGGGCAAACAACTCATCACC
Proteins encoded:
- a CDS encoding transposase, with product MIRPTRGKTVIDSVMDGHQPQIWVSDLFSSQAAHPALDWHVCLAHQLRDCQYAMDAGDELFAPRMKRLFLKAIALQRRRHTLAPSTIEQYCARFRGSLREILNLKPKSVEGQRLLKRY